In one Azospirillum sp. TSH100 genomic region, the following are encoded:
- a CDS encoding methyl-accepting chemotaxis protein has protein sequence MFKKLPLVSKLVLAIGLVLAVGLGVGTVVISSKSGADTDALSFKVGDEVGKYHAAVVERRLEDSLDVSRQMRTTLLSLKRSGVVDRATLNDWLKATLEANENLLAVWIGMEPNALDGKDAAFVNSPGSDATGRFISYWNRGGGQIHLEPMTDYDNPGPAGLYYQQAKRTGREVIVEPYSYMVAGKNVLMVSLVVPIVESGKVIGVAGVDIATDEIWSELKTARPFGTGSVFLISNGGLWAGYSNADHLGKPILQTNQRLQAAMPAIREGKAFAHFSMSASLNTEVKQLFQPVMVGNTGTPWSVLINLPMNQVEVPKRELTHFIAIGAVLLTAALLLALWVTSRVVIGQPLRRIIATIQALTAGRRDVEVADRDRADEIGAINQALQLFKENAGRVAEMEEQRRLDEQRAAEQRKQELARLADRFEGTVGDVVANVARQAEAIRTDSEGLSAIAEQTNAQASAVASAADIASGNVQTVAAAAEELAHSIEEINQRIAASSRMANDAVGEVEKTNGTVAGLAEAAQKIGDVVNLIQSIAGQTNLLALNATIEAARAGEAGKGFAVVASEVKNLASQTAKATEEIAAQIGEIQAVSGNAVGAIQAIGQTILGISETVTAVAAAAEEQGAATREISRNVQQAATGTREVSTNIDGVTRAASETGSMAAQARAAADTLSHQSAQLRGEVQRFVATIREG, from the coding sequence ATGTTCAAAAAGTTGCCGTTGGTCAGCAAGCTGGTGCTGGCGATCGGTCTGGTTCTGGCTGTCGGGCTTGGGGTTGGAACGGTTGTGATCTCCTCCAAGAGTGGGGCCGACACCGACGCGTTGTCCTTCAAGGTTGGAGATGAGGTGGGCAAGTACCATGCCGCGGTCGTCGAACGCCGGCTGGAAGACTCCCTGGACGTCAGCCGACAGATGAGGACCACTCTGTTAAGCCTGAAGCGAAGCGGTGTCGTCGATCGCGCCACGTTGAACGACTGGCTGAAGGCGACGCTGGAGGCCAACGAGAATCTGCTCGCCGTTTGGATCGGGATGGAGCCGAATGCGCTGGACGGCAAGGACGCCGCCTTCGTCAACAGTCCCGGCTCCGATGCCACCGGCCGCTTCATCTCCTATTGGAACCGTGGTGGCGGCCAGATCCATCTGGAGCCGATGACCGATTACGACAATCCGGGACCGGCAGGGCTTTACTACCAGCAGGCCAAGCGAACCGGCAGGGAGGTGATCGTCGAGCCCTACAGCTATATGGTTGCCGGCAAGAATGTCCTGATGGTTTCGCTGGTGGTGCCCATCGTCGAGAGCGGCAAGGTGATCGGTGTCGCCGGTGTCGACATCGCCACCGACGAGATCTGGAGCGAGTTGAAGACCGCCAGGCCCTTCGGGACGGGGTCGGTCTTCCTGATTTCCAACGGCGGGCTGTGGGCGGGCTACAGCAACGCCGACCATCTGGGCAAGCCGATCCTCCAGACCAACCAGCGCCTGCAGGCGGCGATGCCGGCAATCCGCGAGGGCAAGGCTTTCGCCCATTTCTCGATGTCGGCGAGCCTGAACACCGAGGTCAAGCAGCTGTTCCAGCCCGTCATGGTCGGAAACACCGGCACGCCCTGGTCTGTGCTGATCAATCTGCCGATGAATCAGGTGGAAGTGCCGAAGCGGGAGCTGACGCATTTCATCGCCATCGGCGCGGTGCTGCTGACCGCTGCGCTGCTGCTGGCTCTGTGGGTGACCAGCCGCGTCGTGATCGGCCAGCCTCTGCGCCGGATCATCGCCACGATCCAGGCGCTGACCGCCGGCCGGCGTGACGTGGAGGTGGCCGACCGCGACCGCGCCGACGAGATCGGCGCCATCAACCAGGCGCTCCAGCTGTTCAAGGAGAATGCCGGCCGCGTCGCCGAGATGGAGGAGCAGCGCCGCCTGGACGAGCAGCGCGCCGCCGAACAGCGCAAACAGGAGCTGGCCCGGCTGGCCGACCGCTTCGAGGGTACGGTCGGCGACGTCGTCGCCAATGTAGCCCGGCAGGCCGAGGCGATCCGCACCGATTCGGAGGGGCTGTCGGCGATCGCCGAGCAGACCAACGCCCAGGCTTCCGCCGTCGCCAGCGCCGCCGACATCGCCAGCGGCAATGTGCAGACGGTGGCCGCCGCAGCGGAGGAGCTGGCCCATTCGATCGAGGAGATCAACCAGCGCATCGCCGCCTCGTCCCGCATGGCGAACGACGCGGTGGGCGAGGTCGAGAAGACGAACGGCACGGTGGCCGGTCTGGCCGAAGCGGCGCAGAAGATCGGCGATGTGGTGAATCTGATCCAGTCGATCGCCGGCCAGACCAACCTGCTGGCGCTGAACGCCACCATCGAGGCGGCACGGGCGGGGGAGGCCGGCAAGGGCTTCGCCGTCGTGGCGTCGGAGGTGAAGAATCTCGCCAGCCAGACGGCCAAGGCGACCGAGGAGATCGCTGCCCAGATCGGTGAAATCCAGGCGGTCAGCGGCAATGCCGTCGGCGCCATCCAGGCCATCGGCCAGACCATCCTCGGCATCAGCGAGACGGTCACCGCCGTCGCCGCCGCCGCGGAGGAGCAGGGGGCGGCGACCCGCGAGATCAGCCGCAACGTCCAGCAGGCCGCCACCGGCACCCGCGAGGTGTCGACCAACATCGATGGCGTCACCCGTGCCGCCAGCGAGACCGGCAGCATGGCTGCCCAGGCCCGCGCGGCGGCCGACACGCTGTCGCACCAGTCTGCCCAGCTGCGCGGCGAGGTGCAGCGCTTCGTGGCGACGATCCGCGAGGGGTGA
- the pcaG gene encoding protocatechuate 3,4-dioxygenase subunit alpha, whose protein sequence is MSQLLKQTPSQTVGPYFAYAWTPELYGRRPLATNRLASRDTPGEHIRIEGVVTDGEGAPIRDCVVEIWQAGADGRHAPGAAGFGRCGTNDEGYFFFDTVKPGACDEGHAPHIAVTVFARGMLSHAFTRLHFSDEAAANGSDPVLASVPADRRDTLIATRTELAGGVVYRFDIRLQGDRETVFFDC, encoded by the coding sequence ATGAGCCAGTTGCTGAAACAGACCCCGTCCCAGACCGTCGGCCCCTATTTCGCCTATGCCTGGACGCCGGAACTCTACGGCCGCCGCCCGCTGGCGACCAACCGGCTGGCCAGCCGCGACACCCCCGGCGAGCACATCCGCATCGAAGGCGTGGTCACCGATGGCGAGGGCGCCCCGATCCGCGACTGCGTTGTGGAGATCTGGCAGGCCGGCGCCGACGGCCGCCATGCCCCCGGTGCGGCCGGCTTCGGCCGCTGCGGCACCAACGACGAGGGCTATTTCTTCTTCGACACGGTGAAGCCCGGCGCCTGCGACGAAGGCCATGCTCCGCACATCGCGGTGACGGTGTTCGCCCGCGGCATGCTGAGCCACGCCTTCACCCGCCTGCATTTCTCCGACGAGGCGGCGGCGAACGGGTCCGACCCGGTGCTGGCGAGCGTCCCGGCCGACCGCCGCGACACCCTGATCGCAACGCGCACCGAACTGGCGGGCGGGGTGGTCTACCGCTTCGACATCCGCCTGCAGGGCGACAGGGAGACGGTGTTCTTCGACTGCTGA
- the pcaH gene encoding protocatechuate 3,4-dioxygenase subunit beta: protein MDTAVHQPEGDFRPRDWAQHPPYLSPLYKSTVLRSPSKPLIPMKQALSVRTGPVFGHDSLAPLDSDLTKNGRVNGEPIGERIIVTGRVLDEDGRPVPHTLLEIWQANACGRYVHRWDQHDAPLDPNFFGAGRCITDAEGRYRFTTIKPGAYPWGNHHNAWRPAHIHFSLFGPSFLTRLVTQMYFPGDPLLPLDPIYNGVPEGARELLISRFSIDVTEPVWALGYEFDIVLRGRQATPMEG from the coding sequence ATGGACACAGCCGTTCACCAGCCGGAGGGCGATTTCCGCCCGCGCGATTGGGCGCAACACCCGCCCTACCTGTCGCCGCTCTACAAATCGACGGTGCTGCGCTCGCCGTCCAAGCCGCTGATCCCGATGAAGCAGGCGCTGTCGGTCCGCACCGGCCCGGTGTTCGGCCATGACAGCCTGGCGCCGCTGGACAGCGACCTGACCAAGAACGGCCGCGTCAACGGCGAGCCCATCGGCGAGCGCATCATCGTCACCGGCCGCGTGCTGGACGAGGACGGCCGACCGGTGCCGCACACGCTGCTGGAGATCTGGCAGGCCAACGCCTGCGGTCGCTACGTCCACCGCTGGGACCAGCATGACGCGCCGCTCGACCCCAACTTCTTCGGCGCCGGCCGCTGCATCACCGATGCGGAGGGGCGCTACCGCTTCACCACGATCAAGCCCGGCGCCTATCCCTGGGGCAACCACCACAATGCCTGGCGTCCGGCGCACATCCATTTCTCGCTGTTCGGGCCGTCCTTCCTGACCCGTCTGGTCACCCAGATGTATTTCCCGGGCGATCCGCTGCTGCCGCTCGACCCCATCTACAACGGCGTGCCGGAGGGAGCGCGCGAGCTGCTGATCTCCCGCTTCTCCATCGACGTGACCGAGCCGGTGTGGGCGCTCGGCTATGAATTCGACATCGTCCTGCGCGGACGCCAAGCCACGCCGATGGAGGGCTGA
- a CDS encoding 3-carboxy-cis,cis-muconate cycloisomerase has translation MTATHHADPLLDPLFTSDAAADAFSATARLQAMLEFEAALARAEAAVGVIPAHAVPAIEAACKAELYDLGALGAEAALAGNTAIPMVKHLTRVVKAADEESSRYVHWGATSQDAMDSGLMLQLRRFLDGLDADLAALADGLADLADRHRATPMVARTWLQHALPTSFGLKAAGWLDALGRDRQRIAAARKRLALQFGGAAGTLAALGDAGPAVAEALAKDLDLPLPALPWHASRDRVTEPASALGILAGTLGTLGRDISLMMQMEVGEAFEPGGPGRGGSSTMPHKRNPVSCAVLLSTAIRAPALVGGLLAAQVQEHERGLGGWHAEWQALPDLCRLVAGAARHARETVAGLTIDAERMRANLDLTRGLILAEAVTMALGDRMGRMAAHSRVAEASRRAAEAARPLRDVLAEDAEVMQALGAEALDRLFDPLRYTGSAAHFIDRVLDDHKNTPGHNSQQRQHN, from the coding sequence ATGACCGCCACCCACCACGCCGACCCTCTCCTCGACCCGCTCTTCACCAGCGACGCGGCGGCCGACGCCTTCTCGGCCACGGCAAGGCTGCAAGCCATGCTGGAGTTCGAGGCGGCGCTGGCACGGGCGGAGGCGGCGGTCGGTGTCATCCCCGCCCATGCCGTCCCGGCCATCGAAGCGGCCTGCAAGGCGGAGCTTTACGATCTGGGCGCGCTGGGGGCGGAGGCGGCGCTGGCCGGCAACACCGCCATCCCGATGGTCAAGCACCTGACCCGCGTGGTGAAGGCCGCCGACGAGGAGTCTTCCCGCTACGTCCATTGGGGCGCCACCAGCCAGGACGCGATGGACAGCGGCCTGATGCTGCAACTGCGCCGCTTCCTCGACGGGCTGGACGCCGATCTGGCGGCACTCGCCGACGGGCTGGCCGACCTCGCCGACCGTCACCGGGCGACGCCGATGGTCGCCCGCACCTGGCTTCAGCATGCCCTGCCGACCAGCTTCGGGCTGAAGGCCGCCGGCTGGCTCGACGCGCTCGGCCGCGACCGCCAGCGCATCGCCGCCGCCCGCAAGCGCCTCGCCCTGCAATTCGGCGGCGCCGCCGGCACGCTGGCGGCACTCGGCGACGCCGGCCCGGCGGTGGCGGAGGCCCTGGCGAAGGATCTTGACCTGCCCCTGCCCGCCCTGCCCTGGCATGCCAGCCGCGACCGCGTCACCGAACCGGCCTCGGCCCTCGGCATCCTCGCCGGCACGCTGGGCACGCTCGGCCGCGACATCTCGCTGATGATGCAGATGGAGGTCGGCGAAGCCTTCGAGCCCGGCGGCCCCGGCCGTGGCGGTTCCTCCACCATGCCGCACAAGCGCAACCCGGTGTCCTGCGCCGTGCTGCTCTCCACCGCCATCCGCGCCCCGGCCCTGGTCGGCGGGCTGCTGGCCGCCCAGGTGCAGGAACATGAGCGCGGCCTCGGCGGCTGGCATGCCGAGTGGCAGGCGCTGCCCGACCTCTGCCGCCTCGTCGCCGGCGCCGCCCGCCATGCCCGCGAGACCGTCGCCGGCCTGACCATCGACGCGGAGCGCATGCGCGCCAACCTCGACCTGACCCGCGGCCTGATCCTGGCGGAGGCGGTGACCATGGCGCTGGGCGACCGCATGGGCCGCATGGCCGCCCATTCCCGCGTGGCGGAGGCCAGCCGCCGAGCCGCCGAAGCCGCCCGCCCGTTGCGCGACGTGCTGGCCGAGGATGCCGAGGTGATGCAGGCGCTGGGCGCCGAGGCGCTCGACCGCCTGTTCGACCCGCTGCGCTACACCGGTTCCGCCGCCCATTTCATCGACCGCGTGCTGGACGATCACAAAAACACACCTGGCCACAATTCCCAACAGCGTCAGCACAACTGA
- the pcaC gene encoding 4-carboxymuconolactone decarboxylase: MDDKDLYDRGMVVRRSVLGDAHVDRSLERATDFDADFQEFITKTAWGQIWTRPGLDIRTRSMLTIGMLAALGKDGELKLHIRATRNTGVTRDEVKEILMQAAVYAGIPAANHAIALARAVYAEMDEEDGKQG, from the coding sequence ATGGACGACAAGGACTTGTACGATCGCGGCATGGTGGTGCGCCGCTCGGTCCTCGGCGACGCCCATGTCGACCGCTCGCTGGAGCGCGCCACCGACTTCGACGCCGATTTCCAGGAGTTCATCACCAAGACCGCCTGGGGCCAGATCTGGACCCGGCCGGGGCTGGACATCCGGACGCGCAGCATGCTGACCATCGGCATGCTGGCGGCGCTGGGCAAGGACGGCGAGTTGAAGCTGCACATCCGCGCCACCCGCAACACCGGCGTCACCCGCGACGAGGTGAAGGAAATCCTGATGCAGGCCGCCGTCTACGCCGGCATCCCCGCCGCCAACCACGCCATAGCACTGGCCCGCGCCGTCTATGCCGAGATGGACGAAGAGGACGGGAAACAGGGATGA
- the pcaD gene encoding 3-oxoadipate enol-lactonase — MPFIETAGITQHYDLTGPADAPVLLFANSIGTSLHIWDAVVPHLSQRYRVLRYDMRGHGLTQVTPVTEEAGYSMDLLADDAAGLLDALGIARAHVCGLSIGGMMAQRLAVKAPDRVHGLILCDTAGVIGPPSVWADRIAAIRARGMGAIADGVMARWFTQSFRDSRPEQIRGYTAMVARTTEDGYVGCSMAIRDADLRAANAAIAAPTLVICGAEDVATPPEVARELAAGIPGARFELLPGAAHIPGVEKPAELAALIDGFLRTL, encoded by the coding sequence ATGCCCTTCATCGAAACCGCCGGCATCACCCAGCACTATGACCTGACCGGCCCGGCGGATGCGCCGGTTCTGCTGTTCGCCAACTCCATCGGCACCAGCCTTCATATCTGGGATGCCGTGGTGCCGCACCTGTCGCAGCGTTACCGCGTGCTGCGCTACGACATGCGCGGCCACGGCCTGACCCAGGTGACGCCGGTCACCGAAGAGGCCGGCTACAGCATGGACCTGCTCGCCGACGATGCCGCCGGCCTGCTCGACGCGCTCGGCATCGCACGCGCCCATGTCTGCGGCCTGTCCATCGGCGGCATGATGGCCCAGCGCCTCGCCGTCAAGGCGCCGGACCGCGTGCATGGGCTGATCCTGTGCGACACCGCCGGCGTCATCGGCCCCCCCTCGGTCTGGGCCGACCGCATCGCCGCCATCCGCGCCCGCGGCATGGGCGCCATCGCCGATGGGGTGATGGCGCGCTGGTTCACCCAATCCTTCCGCGACAGCCGGCCCGAGCAGATCCGCGGCTACACCGCCATGGTCGCCCGCACCACCGAGGACGGCTATGTCGGCTGCTCGATGGCGATCCGCGACGCCGACCTGCGCGCCGCCAACGCCGCCATCGCCGCCCCCACCCTGGTGATCTGCGGCGCGGAGGACGTGGCAACCCCGCCCGAGGTCGCGCGCGAGCTGGCCGCCGGCATCCCCGGCGCCCGGTTCGAGCTGCTGCCCGGCGCCGCCCACATCCCCGGCGTCGAGAAGCCGGCCGAGCTGGCCGCCCTGATCGACGGCTTCCTGAGGACTCTCTAA
- the pcaF gene encoding 3-oxoadipyl-CoA thiolase yields MRDAYICDAIRTPIGRYAGSLSSVRADDLGAVPIRALMQRNPSVDWAAVDDVIYGCANQAGEDNRNVARMSALLAGLPDAVPGTTMNRLCGSGLDAVATAARAIKAGEAELMIAGGVESMSRAPFVMGKADAPFSRSAEIFDTTIGWRFVNPAMKAAYGVDSMPETAENVADDWKISRADQDAFALRSQERAARAIADGSLAREIVPVTIRSRKGETVVTTDEHPRATTIEALSALKPIVRPGGTITAGNASGVNDGSAALLIASEAAVKRFGLTPRARIVGGATAGVPPRVMGIGPAPATRKLLERLGHRIADIDLIELNEAFAAQGLAVMRELGLPDDAAHVNPQGGAIALGHPLGASGARLATTALYQLEQSGGRTALCTMCIGVGQGIAVMIERV; encoded by the coding sequence ATGCGTGACGCCTATATCTGCGACGCCATCCGCACCCCCATCGGCCGCTATGCAGGATCCCTGTCGTCGGTGCGCGCCGACGATCTCGGCGCCGTGCCGATCCGCGCCCTGATGCAGCGGAATCCCTCGGTCGACTGGGCCGCGGTGGACGACGTCATCTATGGCTGCGCCAACCAGGCGGGCGAGGACAACCGCAACGTCGCCCGCATGTCGGCGCTGCTGGCGGGATTGCCCGACGCGGTGCCGGGCACGACGATGAACCGTCTCTGCGGCTCCGGCCTCGACGCCGTCGCCACCGCCGCCCGCGCCATCAAGGCGGGCGAGGCCGAGCTGATGATCGCCGGCGGGGTGGAGAGCATGAGCCGCGCCCCCTTCGTCATGGGCAAGGCCGACGCTCCCTTCTCACGGTCCGCCGAGATCTTCGACACCACCATCGGCTGGCGCTTCGTCAACCCGGCGATGAAGGCGGCCTACGGCGTCGATTCGATGCCGGAGACGGCGGAGAATGTCGCCGACGACTGGAAGATCAGCCGCGCCGACCAGGACGCCTTCGCCCTGCGCAGCCAGGAGCGGGCCGCCCGGGCCATCGCCGACGGCAGCCTCGCTCGCGAGATCGTCCCCGTCACCATCCGCAGCCGCAAGGGCGAGACGGTGGTGACGACCGACGAGCACCCCCGCGCCACCACCATCGAGGCGCTGTCGGCCCTGAAGCCGATCGTCCGCCCCGGCGGCACCATCACCGCCGGCAACGCGTCCGGCGTCAATGACGGCTCCGCCGCCCTGCTGATCGCGTCGGAAGCGGCGGTGAAGCGCTTCGGCCTGACCCCGCGCGCCCGCATCGTCGGCGGCGCCACCGCCGGCGTGCCGCCGCGCGTCATGGGCATCGGCCCGGCCCCGGCCACCCGCAAGCTGCTGGAACGTCTCGGCCACCGCATCGCCGACATCGACCTGATCGAGCTGAACGAGGCCTTCGCCGCCCAGGGTCTGGCGGTGATGCGCGAGCTTGGCCTGCCGGACGACGCCGCCCATGTGAACCCGCAAGGCGGCGCCATCGCGCTCGGCCACCCTCTGGGGGCCAGCGGCGCCCGTCTGGCGACCACCGCGCTCTACCAGCTGGAACAGTCCGGCGGCCGGACCGCGCTCTGCACCATGTGCATCGGCGTCGGCCAGGGCATCGCGGTGATGATCGAGCGGGTGTAG
- a CDS encoding CoA-transferase subunit beta produces MSSTETTTATADFTATEIMTVAASRLLKDGTVCFVGIGLPSTAANLARLTHAPEVVLIYESGPIGAKPTVLPLSIGDGDLALTADTVVSTPEIFRYWLQGGRIDVGFLGAAQVDRFANINTTVIGPYDTPKVRLPGAGGAPEIASQAKEVFIVLKQSPKAFVAKLPFVTSAGYLDGGDARAKAGIPGAGPTAVITDLGILTPDPVTKELTLTSIHPGVTVEQVKAATGWDLKISPDLKTTEIPDAGALAALRDLQARTAAAHGQAGGGEG; encoded by the coding sequence ATGAGCAGCACCGAGACCACCACCGCGACCGCCGATTTCACCGCGACCGAGATCATGACGGTGGCGGCCAGCCGCCTGCTGAAGGACGGCACCGTCTGCTTCGTCGGCATCGGCCTGCCCTCCACCGCCGCCAACCTCGCCCGGCTGACCCATGCGCCAGAGGTGGTGCTGATCTATGAATCCGGCCCGATCGGCGCCAAGCCGACGGTGCTGCCGCTGTCGATCGGCGACGGCGACCTCGCGCTCACCGCCGACACCGTGGTCAGCACGCCGGAAATCTTCCGCTACTGGCTGCAGGGCGGGCGGATCGACGTCGGTTTCCTGGGGGCGGCCCAGGTCGACCGCTTCGCCAACATCAACACCACCGTCATCGGTCCCTACGACACGCCCAAGGTGCGGCTGCCCGGTGCCGGTGGCGCGCCGGAGATCGCCTCCCAGGCCAAGGAGGTGTTCATCGTCCTGAAGCAGAGCCCGAAGGCCTTCGTCGCCAAGCTGCCCTTCGTCACCTCGGCCGGCTATCTCGACGGTGGAGACGCGCGGGCCAAGGCCGGCATCCCCGGCGCCGGGCCGACCGCGGTCATCACCGACCTCGGCATCCTCACCCCCGATCCGGTGACCAAGGAACTGACCCTGACCAGCATCCATCCCGGCGTGACGGTGGAGCAGGTCAAGGCGGCCACCGGCTGGGATCTGAAAATCTCGCCCGACCTGAAGACCACCGAAATCCCGGACGCCGGCGCGCTCGCCGCCCTGCGCGACCTCCAGGCCCGCACCGCCGCCGCCCACGGCCAAGCCGGCGGCGGGGAAGGATAA
- a CDS encoding CoA transferase subunit A has protein sequence MAKITPLREAVASLVHDGDTVALEGFTHLIPHAAGHEIIRQGRRDLTLVRMTPDLIYDQMIGMGCAAKLIFSWGGNPGVGSLHRFRDAVEQGWPHRLETEEHSHAGMANAYVAGASNLPFALLRGYTGSDLPKVNPNIRFVECPFTGEKLAAIPSVRPDVTVIHAQKADRRGNVLLWGILGVQKEAVLAAKRSIITVEEIVDDLEAPPNACVLPYWAVSAVCPVPGGAYPSYAQGYSERDNRFYKAWDPIARSRETFQDWMQRHVLDTDDFAGFRRVLAESMKEVA, from the coding sequence ATGGCGAAGATCACGCCCCTGCGCGAGGCGGTGGCAAGCCTCGTGCACGATGGCGACACGGTCGCCCTGGAAGGGTTCACCCACCTGATTCCGCATGCCGCCGGGCATGAGATCATCCGGCAGGGCCGGCGCGACCTGACCCTGGTGCGCATGACGCCGGACCTGATCTATGACCAGATGATCGGCATGGGCTGCGCCGCGAAGCTGATCTTCTCCTGGGGCGGCAATCCCGGCGTCGGTTCCCTCCACCGCTTCCGCGACGCGGTCGAGCAGGGCTGGCCGCACCGGCTGGAGACGGAGGAGCACAGCCACGCCGGCATGGCGAACGCCTATGTCGCCGGCGCCTCCAACCTGCCCTTCGCGCTGCTGCGCGGCTACACCGGCTCCGACCTGCCGAAGGTCAACCCGAACATCCGCTTCGTCGAGTGCCCCTTCACCGGCGAGAAGCTGGCCGCCATCCCGTCCGTCCGCCCGGACGTGACGGTGATCCACGCCCAGAAGGCCGACCGCCGCGGCAATGTCCTGCTCTGGGGCATCCTCGGCGTCCAGAAGGAGGCGGTTCTGGCCGCCAAGCGCTCCATCATCACGGTCGAGGAGATCGTCGACGATCTGGAGGCGCCGCCGAACGCCTGCGTGCTGCCCTATTGGGCGGTTTCCGCCGTCTGCCCGGTTCCCGGCGGCGCCTATCCGTCCTACGCCCAGGGCTATTCGGAGCGCGACAACCGCTTCTACAAGGCGTGGGATCCGATCGCCCGCTCACGCGAGACCTTCCAGGACTGGATGCAGCGCCATGTGCTGGACACCGACGATTTCGCCGGCTTCCGCCGCGTGCTGGCCGAAAGCATGAAGGAGGTTGCGTGA
- a CDS encoding ABC transporter substrate-binding protein, whose protein sequence is MTRTLRNALLGAAFGLALAAGPAGAATIKVGVIAPFSGPFAMFGKTFKDGIAQYQAEHGQTVGADTVEFVYRDLEQANPAQAKALAQELIVKERVSFLAGFTFTPDALAVAPLIDEANIPAVVFNAATSAITEKSPRFVRTSFTLWQNTVPLAEHMAKQGIRTAVTAVSDYGPGLDGEAAFKATFEKNGGKVADAIRMPLKSTDFAPFMQRIKDTGAEAVYAFLPAGPTTLAFAKAFADNGLKDKGVRLFGPGDITQEPDLPALGDAVLGMTTSFHYSRAHDSAVNKAFLAKHKELFGNDDTATFTTVGAYDGTHVIYQMIKNAGGGKIDGAKAVESVKGMSWESPRGPVTIDPDSRHVTQTIYLRTVEKVGGRLENVEKAAFEKQPDYGYKLAK, encoded by the coding sequence ATGACGAGGACTCTGCGCAACGCGCTGCTCGGTGCGGCGTTCGGTCTGGCGCTGGCGGCCGGTCCGGCCGGGGCCGCCACCATCAAGGTCGGCGTCATCGCCCCCTTCTCCGGACCGTTCGCGATGTTCGGCAAGACCTTCAAGGACGGCATCGCCCAGTATCAGGCGGAGCATGGCCAGACGGTCGGCGCCGACACGGTGGAGTTCGTCTATCGCGACCTGGAGCAGGCCAACCCGGCCCAGGCCAAGGCGCTGGCGCAGGAACTGATCGTGAAGGAGCGGGTGTCCTTCCTGGCCGGTTTCACCTTCACGCCCGATGCGCTGGCGGTCGCCCCGCTGATCGACGAGGCGAACATTCCGGCGGTGGTCTTCAACGCCGCCACCTCCGCCATCACCGAGAAGTCGCCGCGCTTCGTCCGCACCTCCTTCACCCTGTGGCAGAATACGGTTCCGCTGGCCGAGCATATGGCCAAGCAGGGGATCAGGACGGCGGTGACGGCGGTCAGCGACTATGGCCCCGGCCTGGACGGCGAGGCCGCCTTCAAGGCGACCTTCGAGAAGAATGGCGGCAAGGTGGCCGACGCCATCCGCATGCCGCTGAAATCGACCGACTTCGCCCCCTTCATGCAGCGCATCAAGGACACCGGCGCCGAGGCGGTCTATGCCTTCCTGCCCGCCGGTCCGACCACGCTGGCCTTCGCCAAGGCCTTCGCCGACAACGGGCTGAAGGACAAGGGCGTCAGGCTGTTCGGCCCCGGCGACATCACCCAGGAACCGGATCTGCCGGCGCTGGGCGACGCGGTGCTGGGCATGACCACCAGCTTCCATTACAGCCGCGCCCACGACTCGGCGGTGAACAAGGCATTCCTCGCCAAGCACAAGGAACTGTTCGGCAACGACGACACCGCCACCTTCACCACGGTTGGTGCCTATGACGGCACGCATGTCATCTATCAGATGATCAAGAATGCCGGCGGCGGCAAGATCGATGGCGCCAAGGCGGTGGAGTCGGTGAAGGGCATGAGCTGGGAAAGCCCGCGTGGGCCGGTGACCATCGATCCCGACAGCCGCCATGTCACCCAGACGATCTATCTGCGCACCGTCGAGAAGGTCGGCGGCCGGCTGGAGAATGTCGAGAAGGCGGCGTTCGAGAAGCAGCCGGACTATGGGTACAAGCTGGCGAAGTGA